The following are encoded together in the Pecten maximus unplaced genomic scaffold, xPecMax1.1, whole genome shotgun sequence genome:
- the LOC117320177 gene encoding uncharacterized protein LOC117320177 encodes MTNTRKLHTCIENLEGKVTANGEQTGPVKENDNTDLLEKTPDLETASNKDTSSICTEQPNVEHGRDADSTEDEDDDYVPESDYSSSEDDMTNTRKLHTCIENLERKVTANGERTGPVKENDNTDLLEKTPDLETASSEDTSSISTVYPSTTTPQVIIQERFSKCQVKQQKYFSCLYCETLVTKLPRHLERRHPFEDKVKEALQLPKGSNERRLAWLAIQQEGNYNHNYNVLSKGSGLLIPKYRAREHQHKSVEDYVPCDICFGLYVKKDLWKHHMKCRISRMDTGTSTSTSKKQKPVANGKLLLPKKAETDVNDNILLKMRNDEVKSVILKDTTLLNFACRMYEQNGHLQHPHQYLAQRLRELGRMLLAIQEKSPSVDTIEKCLDPSNWEEVIVAVRSVAGFNSKTNQYTIPTLPLRVGQSLVKCAKLLKTKSIVISNEELRKKMEG; translated from the coding sequence ATGACAAATACAAGaaagttacatacatgtattgagaACTTGGAGGGAAAAGTAACAGCAAATGGGGAACAAACTGGTCCAGTGAAGGAAAATGATAATACTGACCTTCTGGAGAAGACACCAGATCTAGAAACAGCGTCAAACAAGGATACATCAAGTATATGTACAGAACAACCAAATGTTGAACATGGAAGGGATGCTGACAGTACTGAAGACGAAGATGATGACTACGTTCCAGAAAGTGATTATAGTAGTAGCGAAGACGACATGACAAATACAAGaaagttacatacatgtattgagaACTTGGAGAGAAAAGTAACAGCAAATGGGGAACGAACTGGTCCAGTGAAGGAAAATGATAATACTGACCTTCTGGAGAAGACACCAGATCTAGAAACAGCGTCAAGCGAGGATACATCAAGTATATCGACAGTCTATCCATCAACCACCACTCCCCAAGTTATCATTCAAGAACGCTTCAGTAAATGCCAAGTTAAACAGCAGAAGTACttttcatgtttatattgtgaAACATTAGTGACCAAGTTACCTCGTCATCTGGAAAGAAGGCATCCATTTGAGGACAAGGTAAAGGAAGCTTTGCAACTACCAAAGGGTTCTAATGAACGGAGACTTGCGTGGCTGGCAATTCAACAGGAAGGCAATTATAATCACAATTATAATGTTCTGTCAAAAGGAAGTGGTCTGCTCATTCCGAAGTATCGTGCCAGAGAACACCAACATAAATCAGTTGAGGACTATGTACCTTGTGACATCTGTTTCGGACTATATGTAAAAAAAGATCTTTGGAAACATCACATGAAATGTAGAATATCCAGAATGGATACAGGCACTAGTACTTCAACTTCAAAGAAACAGAAACCTGTTGCAAATGGCAAACTATTGTTGCCAAAGAAAGCGGAGACAGATGTGAAtgataacattttgttaaaaatgagAAATGATGAAGTAAAGTCTGTAATTCTGAAAGATACTACACTACTTAACTTTGCATGTAGGATGTATGAACAAAATGGACATCTGCAACACCCTCACCAGTATTTAGCACAGAGGCTAAGAGAGTTAGGTAGGATGTTATTGGCTATACAAGAGAAAAGTCCATCTGTTGACACTATTGAGAAGTGTTTGGATCCTTCAAACTGGGAGGAAGTTATTGTTGCTGTAAGATCTGTAGCTGGCTTTAACTCCAAAACAAACCAATACACAATACCTACCCTTCCATTACGAGTGGGACAGAGTCTGGTAAAATGTGCAAAACTCTTGAAAACCAAAAGCATTGTGATCAGCAATGAAGAATTGCGCAAGAAAATGGAAGG